TCCAACTATTCATGACTACAGAAAAAAAGATGAAATACTTGATGTTTTCGATACACCTGTTTCTCATGATAAATTAGAGGCATTGATAAATAAATATAACCCTAAAAATGAGGGCATCATTACAATGATTACAAGTTATTCAAATGCTACGTTTTTTGTTACAGTAAGACTAAAATGAACATTACGGCATAACGTTGCTATTGCAGGGGCTGGCTGTTCGCACCTCACCGTCCCTGAACAAGTCTGTTAACGAGTACACTTTATACATTCTTTTCGTTACTGATTGAAAACCTGCCAGAATCAATTTTATAGAACATACTCCTGCCTCCGATTAAATCCTGAACAAGGCGAGCATTCTGTGACCCCTCTGAATATCAACTAATTTTCAAAGGGTTCAATCGTTCTGGTAATGCTGACCGGATTTTTTCCTTGATGCCCCCGGAAAAATACCATAAGTGCTTGGTCAACTTCATCCGGTATATTCTTGCTTCTTTTTAATTTTTTAAACGAGAATGAAAATGAGGGATTATCCCACGTTATGTCGTGGGCCCCCTTTTGCCCGTGTTCTTGGATTTTTTATTTTATCTTGTATGGTTTTTGAATTATAATATTTTTCGGTTGATTTTCTATCTATAGTGGGGATATTCTCCGGCCATTGACACAAAATCTACATAAGAGAACATTATGGATATAAATAGACAAAAAATTAATACTATAGCGACAAAAATACGGTTGGCTCTAGAAATGAATCAAGCGCCATATGATCCCAAAGAAGCTATATTAAAGCTCAATGGGAGGGTTGTATATGATATCCATGATCATAACACAGACGCTTATATTGAAAAAATAGACAATGAAAAATTCTGCATTCATCTCAATCATAATAGACACCCGAAGAGAGAGCGATTCACATTGGCCCATGAGCTCGGACATCTTTTTCTGCATATGGGATTTATAATTGATCAGGACAAATGGGATTCTATATTCCAACTTGAAGAGAATGTGTTTTATAGAGATAACACCTATTCCAAAGATGAGTATGAGGCAAATGAATTTGGAGCAGCGTTTATTATGCCTAAGCAGGAATTTCTTGATGTCGCAGAAAACAATTTAAATAATAATCAATATTCTATTGAGCCTATAGGTGAGTATTTTGACGTTTCAAATGATGCGGTTTTAAATAGAGGGAAATGGCTCGGAATATTTAAATGGTAAAAGATTATTCTAAAAATATACAAAGAACTGTCGATCATC
This window of the uncultured Desulfobacter sp. genome carries:
- a CDS encoding ImmA/IrrE family metallo-endopeptidase is translated as MDINRQKINTIATKIRLALEMNQAPYDPKEAILKLNGRVVYDIHDHNTDAYIEKIDNEKFCIHLNHNRHPKRERFTLAHELGHLFLHMGFIIDQDKWDSIFQLEENVFYRDNTYSKDEYEANEFGAAFIMPKQEFLDVAENNLNNNQYSIEPIGEYFDVSNDAVLNRGKWLGIFKW